A genomic segment from Triticum dicoccoides isolate Atlit2015 ecotype Zavitan chromosome 1A, WEW_v2.0, whole genome shotgun sequence encodes:
- the LOC119295036 gene encoding uncharacterized protein LOC119295036 has translation MAASLRAAATRMLRPAVLPGEGRRLLVHTQQLSKSTRAYEEGNHALNEYRASLIQQRKEQLYVLIAGAEANSRTFLLNKSLLKDLSTQVKPRPEDPQWRKICRTKKVTDFTRSAGILVISGLTYYALTSRPEIVRYGDYLVTAESVPMIQERLEAQVIQERLRRVATAEGVNKQDGHQPVATAEEVDKQDECQCVASAEEVDKQDGYQPVASAEGVDKQDGYQPVAKAS, from the exons ATGGCGGCTTCCCTCCGCGCGGCGGCGACGAGGATGCTGCGCCCGGCGGTGCTTCCAGGGGAGGGGCGTCGCCTGCTCGTCCACACCCAGCAG CTTTCCAAATCAACCCGCGCCTACGAGGAAGGAAACCATGCCTTGAATGAATACCGTGCGTCGCTTATCCAGCAGAGGAAGGAGCAGCTGTACGTTCTCATTGCCGGCGCCGAGGCCAATTCCCGCACCTTCTTGCTGAACAAAAGTCTGCTCAAGGATCTCTCTACACAAGTCAAGCCTAGACCAGAGGACCCTCAATG GCGCAAGATATGTAGAACCAAGAAGGTGACCGACTTCACTAGGTCGGCGGGTATTCTTGTTATTTCTGGGCTCACTTATTATGCCTTGACTTCCCGTCCTGAAATCGTAAGGTATGGTGACTATCTTGTTACTGCTGAGAGTGTGCCCATGATACAAGAGAGGCTGGAGGCGCAAGTAATACAAGAGAGACTGCGGAGAGTTGCTACTGCTGAGGGAGTGAACAAGCAAGATGGACATCAGCCTGTTGCTACTGCTGAGGAAGTGGACAAGCAAGATGAATGTCAGTGTGTTGCTAGTGCTGAGGAAGTGGACAAGCAAGATGGATATCAGCCTGTTGCTAGTGCTGAGGGAGTGGACAAGCAAGATGGATATCAGCCTGTTGCTAAAGCAAGTTGA